From the genome of Setaria viridis chromosome 1, Setaria_viridis_v4.0, whole genome shotgun sequence:
CCATGGTAGTGCCTAGCAGTGTTTGATTTCTTTTCTCACATAGCTAATCTACATTCCAACCAGCAGGCAGCAAAACAGACGGTATTCTCCACAACATCCATGGTGAGACAGTTGAAACTTCAGTACTTCAGTGCTGGCTTCTGGGTTGGCAGCAGTCCAAATCTCTTCTTCAACAGGTACCGCTGGCGAGCGTACTTGTCATCTGGTGAGAAGCGAGCTGCACCGCAAGTACCACGATTTCAGTAATTCATGACGCGAGAAAGGGGCGTGAGACAAACTCGAATTATAAATCAAAACCACAAATGCAACCACGAAAAAGAACTAATTCCACATGTACCAGTTCTGCCCGTTACATCCTTTTTACACATGGACAATACAAGTGTTCACATCAAGAAAACTAAAATCGGTCCTTATCTCTACTACGTAGTCTAATACTCGTACAAGAGAAGGAAGCTCTAATCTGGCAAACAGTGCATGTTAAGGCCATTGATGACTAAAATCGGTCATATATGAATGTCAGTTGAAGTCATATTGCAAAAGAATTTGTAGCTGGAAAAGAAAGAATGATCTGAAATTTTGTACACTGTATAAGATCTTACAGAAGAGTTGCGCAAGCAATCTGCTTAAATATCCAGGATCCTTATCTCAAAAGAAATTGAAAGTACATCGTACAATTGGATAAACATCACTGGAAATTATATCTTGATGGAAAAGGATTGATTCAGATACAAAATACAAAAATGTCAATATATATGCTTGGCATCCTATGAGCATAATACTATACCACCAGTACCAAATCAGAAACTAGGATCAACTGGTGCTAGCAAGCAACGCTCCATGAGCATAATGTTCCAACACTGAGAAACTAAAATTGACACAAATAAACCATGCCTTTCTGTTTGACAAACGTTGAGTTTAGCAACGGATTAACAGAAGCATAATCAATACAAGTTCCCCAAAAGGATCTACAGCGCATATCTAATCACAAAAAACTATTGACAAATCGGGCGGAgctccaacaagtctacaaacATGCCTACGCACGCTAATAATTAAACAACCGTTTGTCCATGACTACATCTTTCTTCGCAACACAAGAAAACCATATTATTACATCTTAGACAAGTAAGATAACAGCAGGCACAAAAGGAGCTGCATCGAACGAAGGGGGCGTACCCGGGTGAGCAGACTGCGTCGGCACCCCAAGAGGCGACTCCTTCTGCAAAGGAGGAAACAAGATACGCACATCAGCACGGGCTGACACCTCAAAACCATCAGCTATTCAGCGAAGATTAAGCGCAACGTCACACATACCTTGGTGGTGTAAACCTTGTCCCCCTTCTCGTTGATGTAGTACTGGAGATACATCTTGAATCCACGAGCAGGGGTGAGCCCTGATAAATCCGACGAGAATAAAAGAGTGATTACTCCCGGTATCGGAAAGAATCGCAGCAAACGAAACCAATAGAGATTGGGGAGGTGTCGCGAAGTTACCAGAGGAtggcggaggagaggagcggAGCGGAGGCGAGAAGGAATCGGCACGGTACCTGGCGGCTAGGGTATACGGGGGAGACCGGAGAAGAGGCTCGGGAAGTGGGCTTTCTGAAATATTTGGGCTGTGTGACCGTTCCGTCGTGTCCAGCCCACCCACGATTGGCCTCAGACCATGCAGGTCAACAGTTGTGGCCCTTGCGCCGGCACAAAGGCACGGCCCATCATAGGAGGAAATGGCACACAATTTAGGTAATAAAATGTATTATAATTTAGTTACACGAACTAACCATTTCAATTAAAAAACTAAATTTATATATCAGAAAAGATGAAAAATTCACTTATATTTCAACAAAATAggcaaggaagatgaagacgtAAATTTTATCGAGTAAAAGGATAATGTTTCCGAAATGTGTTTGTtgatgaagcaaaaaaaaaaaaccccgtAGAAGTAAATAATTCCAGGACAGTGAAATTAAATGGTGCATCGAAATGCTTGTTGAACTTGAGTAGATGTAAAACGAGAGTACAGGATCTAAGGTGCACTTTCAACACCTTCATCTTTCTTGCCCTCTCatatctcctttttttttttgcaaaaggaGATAAAAAACTACCTCATTCCCCTAAAAAGGTGTTCTAAGACGAGCTAAACATGTCACGGAGACAGGCTACTCGATCGAAGTGGGCTTTAGTTGGTGTTGCATCCTTATCCACCAACACCACATCATGTACACAATCACAGTGGCCTCTCGCTCTCACCCTCTAGCCACTACGTGTCGTGTACCCTCCACGCATAGgtcggacggcggcggcagcaagcaGTCCAGCACGGAAAGAACATCTAGTTATAGCATGGCTATAAAATTGTAGGCTAGCTCTAGCTGCTAGCTGCTAGTAGAAAGCGAGCCCTTGATCCTGCAGCAAAGGGTAGCTGCTGGTGTCCCAGTCCCAACCGCCGTCGACGATGTCATCCACCACGTCGTCGAGGTTCCACAGGCTGCCCCATCcccacgtggcggcggcgccgtcgagcTGGTGATCCCCGCTGGACCCCTCGTCGCTCGCCGTCGCTGAAGCGCTGGCGGTGGCagcgccggggaggaggccgcaggaggaggaggtgcaggaGGCTATCATGGGGCAGAACTGGAACAGCAGGTCGTCCATGTCCTGCTGCAGCATCCGCAGGTCCTCCTcgtgctgctgcgccgccagcgagacggccggcgacgacgcctcTTCCCTGACGACGGCTTCGTCGTCGTGGTCGTTGCCGGCCTGcctctgctgctggtggtgctgctggtcctgtccctgctgctgcagcagcagctggctcTGCATCTCGCGGCGCTGCTTGAGGaaccgcgcccgcgcgcgctcGATGTTCTTGGACGGCTTGCCCTTCTTGAAATGCGTCCGccagtagttcttgatctcgttgtccgtCCGCCCCGGCAGGCTGCGCGCGATCGTCGACCATCTGTGCATATGCCAGAGCAGAACGTGATCAGCTATCAGAAAAAAAGTTACAAGATGATCAGCTAATACCCTTCAGAGTTTCAGAAGAGATTGTTACCTGTTTCCCCAGAGGGCGTGCAGCTCGAGTATGACGCTCTCCTCCTGCGGCGTGATCTTGCCTCTCTTGAGGTCAGGCCTCAGGTAGTTCACCCACCGGAGCCTGCAGCTCTTGCCGCTTCGCTTCAGACCTGCATCAAGCCCAGACAGCGTGAGACAACTAGGCAAAACCACTTGACGTGTACGATAGAGCTGAATTATGCATGAACCTCAATTGACTTAGCAAGTTGGCAATCATATATCCTAAATTTACACATGTACTTTCAGGTTTGACTGCATCAACTTGCCGATTAACCTAATGCAACTTGCAGTTTCGAGGTTGGTGATAAAGCTTTCTCTGACAAAGATAAGGAATTTTAACGAGACAATTGAGGAAATATAAGAAGCAAGTGTTCAGTACCGGTCAGCTTGGCGACAGAATTCCACCTCCCTTCGCCATGCTGCCTGACGTACTCGACCAGCAGCTTGTCCTCCTGCGCCGTCCATGGCCCCTTCCTccaccctccctcctctctgccCCATCCAAACTGCCCTTCCATTCTTCCTGCCGTCtcctcttccctctctctccctctctaggCAAGGCGCCTCAAGTCAAGAGAGAAGAACCTGTTAAGTCTTTCACTTCAGCGATCTTAGCTAGTGATCGAGCTAATCAATCTCTAATCCTCCCCGAGCTGTCTCCCCAACGAGGTGTTAGTGAGTGTGTCTCAGTGAGGCGATGCGCGGCAACCGAGTGAGCTACTGCCGCATATATATCCAGCACGGGCTCGCCAGGGGaggccggccgccgcgtcgctgTCGGGGGCATCCCACTGCCACTACGCCCCCCCGATGGTGCCGGGCGGGCGTTGCCGGAAATGCCCCCCCGGCGATCGGTGTCGCGGGTAATTTTGGGAAGCTTTTGCgcgctttcttttcttctcgacgGATATGATGACGGATTACCGACTTACCGTAGGATTTCCTGCCGAAAGCGCGGCCTCGCCGCCTAGAGCTAGCTTAGCACCTCACCTGtgcctttgttgttgttttttttttcggtGCTGCGTGGAGGAGCCACGACAAGGACAAACCATGTTTCCTTAGCTCGTAGCCAGCGGCCAAACACCGGCAAATCTTAGCTTAGATTTCAACTGTTTTTTGCTCGCAATCGATGGAGTCGTTGGTCGTGTGAAGTGATGATCTCCATGAATAGTCGGTCCGTGTCGTCATCGGAAAACACAGTCGATTTGGTGGCGTGTCGCGTCTAGTTACTGGTGATCTAGATGTTGAGCAGGACAAGCAGAAATAGTATGTTCCACACCGGCCTAATgtgcttgtgacttgtgacGCGAGATATCTCACGTAAACTTTACTGGAAATCAGTACACAGTTCCGAGGAAATCCTTTGTGAATGCTGACGTCCGGGCGATCCTGAGTGCTTGGCTAAGGACCCATGTAATGCATCTAGTGCATGGTACATGGATGGGTTGACCCGGCCGCCCCCTCTTAGTAGCACAACGCCAAAGGCCGAGCAAGCAAGCACTTGCTAGTAGCTTGGTCGCGATCGAGCCCCATCAGGTGCCCATTGTGCTGGATTCCGGACACAGCACAGTTGACCTGCCACGTTTCCTTTTGTACAGTGTCGCTCTCGTGCTTTGACAGTTGACTTGGGGCTCCCAGCTTGCGTTATGGCCTACCATACCCATACGACTGTACCGGTCGCTCGTGTTGGTCAAGGTTTCGTTGTTCATGTCGCTCGAGTCTAGTAGACATCAGCCCAGCTTGTCTCTTTTCACGTGATACGTCTAGGGGTGGTAGTGGATCATGACCCTCATGTCTCATTCACAATCTAACTCagccctatctatttttagttcaaaatcatataatattatggtCCGATCTTTATTGAGCCCGATACTTAAATTTGCTAAGCTATCAGAGGGCCCTTTACCACCTCTAGATACGCCCCTTCAGAATCTGATAGTCCACATCTGAATTCGAAATGACGCCTGACTTCCCATTTGATGGCTCCATGCCTACCATACCATActgaggccccgtttggtagggcttctcaaggTGCTTCTCTAccggcttttggtgaagccctaccaaaggggcaATTTCAAAACAGCTCCACCACCAAAGCCGAGGAGAAGCCGCATAATGGCTTACACTAAAGAGAGGAGGAGCCAAAAAAATTGAATTCACCGGCTTTTCCACTCTCTCAAAgtattaagtgatcataaaattacccatattgccattgagaagccgttttatcAAACATATTGCAAAATGACTTCAGTTCCACTAGAGAAGCCACTCCACCAAAGGAGCTagagctgaagccgttttggaaGGAGGTGAAGCTCTACCGAACGAGCCTGAGTTTATAAACAAATTGTTGAATTAACCGAGGCATAGCGCAAAAAAAGCTTACGCTCCTACTCTCTAAACAGAATGCATCGTGAACATATTTAAGAACTAAATTCAAACTTCTTTCACTGCAAACATTAGTAACTAACGCGGAGGCACCGGGAAAATCCAGGACGGGATCGTAATTCCACTGCTCAACCGTAGACCCGAAAGTTGAAGCTCGCCGAGCAGGTCGATCAAGATGAGGTAAAATAATCCTAGACCCCGACGGCGATCGCAAGGTTAAGCCCCCCAATCAAGCACCAAGCGCCTAACTCGTTGAACACCTGGCCGCCGCTGCGCGCGTCCCGGTCGCTTCAAGCCAGAGCAATATTCCGCGACGCGGTTACCATGAAGAAAAGGCGATCGAGCCGGCCGGGACCGAGAGCCTCTCGCGCTCATCCGATGGATagcgcgcgccgtcgccgtcaggAAAAAGGCCACAGCCCAGCGCCGGCTCCGCCTCCGGGCGGTGCACGACTTCCCTTTTGACCGCGCCACATCGTCCCCCCCGGGTCCGGCGCCCCATCGGGGTGCGCCACGTCGGGCAGTCGGCACGCGCCCTCGCGTCACCTGCCCCCTCCCGTCCCGTGTCCCTTGTACGGCGAGTCGGGTcgcctcgcgccctcgccgtcaACACGGCCGGGGAGTGCGGCAGTGCGGCCTAACCCCACCTCGTCCCCGCCGCAACAGCGTAGAACGAGCTCTGAGCCTCTGACCCGGGGGTCAGCAGCCGGTCAGTTCGCTGCGCCGCTGCGGCCACGCGACACGCGGTAGCCCGCTCGACCCCGGTGCGGCGCGCGCGCTCACTCGGTTTGGGCGGTTGGGCCGTTCATGCCCACGAACAAACAAGACGGGATCACCAGAGGGAGAAAGCGAgagcgcgtgcgtgcgtggagGAGACCGCGAGTGGGAGGTGATGTTACCATCGTCTGCGCTTTATTTTTTGGAAGGAGGGAGCTGAGGATTAGCACGGGAGGAAAAGAGCGCAAGGGGGACGACGAATCGGAGAGGTTCCCTCGAGCCTCGTGGCACACACACAGCTAGAGGATTAGCATGTTTGTGGTTTAGGGGTCATGGGGGACATGATGCGAGGGCGAGAAATTAGCCGATCATGCCATGAGAGCTGAGAGCTTGAGAGCGATCTGGGCGCTGTTTGCGAGTTGGACGTGATGGCCTGGTGACCATCTTCCATTCTTCCGTGTTGCACGTGGTGCTCTGCGTGTTGCTTGGTACGCTGAATTATGGGACGTTTGGTTCCtcaagctaaagtttaatccgtgtcacatcgaatattcggaggttaattaagaggactaaatatgagttaattataaaactaattgcacagatggaggctaaacgacgagatgaatctattaagcctaattaatccatcattagctaatgtttactgtagcatcacattgcaaatcatggactaattaggcttaatagattcgtctcgccgtttagcctccaacTGTGtaatggttttgtaaatagtcgacgtttaatacttctaattagtatctaaacattcgatgagacatgtgctaaaaataagtcagaggaaccaaacGGCCCTTTAATCTTGTTCGACGATAAAGAGATGCTCCAAACCTACAATAATTTTAGGGCTTTTTTTATCAGCTGAAACGTCCAGATATCCCATGCTTAGCGGTTAGTGACGATAGGAAAAAAACTATACCATGTTTATCGTTATaggtttaatttttaatttttattaatTATTTGTTTGAATTTAGTCCAATTCCCGATGTATTGCGTTTATTTGGTGACCTCCATAAATTTTATCACCGATAATATAGAACAAGGAGCATCAAAATGACTAACTCATAACACGAGATATATCCTTGTTTTACCATTAACATGTTTATCATAATTACATGTCGGGTAGGGACAAAAATAATATAGGTGAATATTTAAATAGGACTAGTTGAATAGCCGTGAGAGAAATTCACAGGGCACATGCCCCCTTCCCTCCCACCCACAATATATTGTCACTTCACTGTATAAAAATGCAATGAACTAAAATCTAACAATAAGTAGGTAAAAGTTCATTATTTGTTTTGAGAACCATACCTATGCTTAATTTCAAGACATTTTTGTTGCTCAACTGTGTTGCCAGCCTTCAACCACGAGTTCTTTAGAATGTGTAATGTTACCGAATAAGCAGGAGAATACATAGTATGTAGAAACTATATCAAATGTACATATGGCTCAAGTTATATCTATCGAACCTTGAACTATGTGATCCTAATGACCCTAATAAAAGTGGCTCTAGGTTTCGGTGACCCACTTGTACTTGCAATGAGATACCCATTTGATCGCTCTCCACAACATTATATTGGTGTGGTTTagtaagaatttttcatgatttataGATCTAGTGATGTAACTTGGAAAATGCAAAACCGCATGTACATGTGACCATATGGCTTATATCAACCGTTGATTTCTTTCCATCCAACCATTGATCCACTACCTACCCCATATACTTCTAACCTAGCTATAATTCATCTCACCATTGATTCAAAAATGAATGGCTTGGATAGCTCATGTGGTCACATGTATATGTGAAAAATCAATGtaactttctttttgttgataCTTACACCTTTTTTTAGCTATTCAAGTaagaaaaaaatgcatgcagttaatatatatgaatattaGCAATTGGTGACATATAGATTTGGTTCTATTGCTGCAATGTTAACCATATAACTGAACCTGGATTAGACATGGTTATTAGTCTTGTGCTCCATGTTTTAGTTGTGAACTTACTGCACTATGATAGACAAGTAACTAAAAAAGTCCATTTCGGCGGCATAACTGAAATGACCCCAAATTACTTATCACTTTGAAACTCGCCAATTAAAACGATGCGAAGAAGATAGTAAAGAAGCAAGTGGCTCGCACCAACAAAGGTGCAAGTTCAAGAAAGAACCAAACATTCACCAAGGAGGTGCGCTGCCTTTTTGTAATGATATGGAAAAGATCACTAATCAAGTTTCCTcaaggaaaaagaaagcaaCAAACAAAAGCTAGTTGTTAGCAATAATTAagttgttgtgtgtgtgtgtgtcacacaTGTGACACTGTTGTTTGAACAGCTTGCTtgaacaaacaaaagaaaaagatcTTGTGATAGATCGACATAGACGACTCGTAGTCACGCGTCGCCGGCCCTTAGCATAGCGCGCAAGCATGTTCCACAAAATGGAACAGAGCGAAAAGGGGGCAATGGCAATTGGCAATCCACCAGTTGACGTCTCAAGACCGACCAGGAGACTTTCTCGAGAGAGTGAAAGAGAAAGACCCAAATGCTCCATTAATATCTTCCGGATGACCATGCGTTTATGATTCAGAGGAATCAGCATATAGTGCTGCACAGGAAGGCTGCCAATGCACGTAGTCGCGGCTGAACACGTTGCCGCCTTGGATCAGCGTACTCCGCATATAAAATTACGCTGGGCGGCAGCAAATCGTACGCGGTTATGGGTAAATCGATCTTTGTAGGCTGCCAAACCAGGGTTTACCCTATGTTTTCTTTGATGCATGCGCGCCGGCGGCACGCGCGAGTTGGATGCTTGTGCCGCCAGTACGTCGTCTCTACGGCCATGGTCAAATGATGATCTGATCTGATCTGATCTGATCTTCTCACACGGTTTAAATAGTGGTTAGCAGGTTAGGGACCATGGTTTGTTTCGTTAATGGCCAACTCGCCCGGCTACACATTGCTTTTTAATTTGTGGAAACTGGCAGTACGTGGTGTTGCACTGATGAAAGGTTTAGGAGCGACCGCCGCCGTCGACTTGGAGTGGAAGACCAACTGATTATAGTAAACACGTGTAGTGTCGATGCGTGCGTGCATCATCGGCTGGGACGACCGGGGCAGGAAGATGGGAGGAGCAGTGGTTGAGTTGACCGACGTGACTGCACGTGTTTTCTGGAATCTGATAGATGGATTGCCGTACAGTAAGTTCGATCAAATCTATGTTCGTAGGTCGTCTCGCAGCATTGGTGGTGGATTATTAGTTGCACAAGCTCATCATGGGAAGTAACAATTTCAGACCCTGAGAGCGTTATCAGGCTTTGTCTTGTGCTTTTTAGAGACCTCGCTAGATTAACCGAGGGTGACGACGCCCGTGCAAAGGGGTAGCCTTGTCACACGACGGAGAGGAGTCCAAGTCCGACCGCACGACCTCCGGTCCGGACGTCCGGTCCACGTACAGCCGTGTTGCTTGCTGCCATTTTTTTAAGATTAAGTCTTAACATTCACAGTGAAGTCTACTATCACGACGAAACAAATTTAGCCAACTACCCGGACGATACATGAGTACTTAGACTCCAAACCTCAAAATAAGAGTacaaaataagaaagaaagagactAAGAATAAAGCTAGAAAGATTAAGCTTCAAATTTCTTCTAAGTTCGTGCTTACACCTTGTTTTGATCCTTGTGCAGCAACAAAATCCATACATCTGTTGTTTTCTTAGAAACTATTGATGTTAAGATTATTCTGCCACGCATATCGAAAGACAAGTCAAGCACGACTAACGCTCCAAGCTCACCATGATTCTGCCAACCCAAGGACTCAAAGCGACTCCTCAAGAGGAAAGTAACGTTAAGATGCTAACGTCACCCGAACTATCAAGTCGATTCTTTGGTTTTCACCTGGAAATGTCCCTGGGGTTGAGGTCCTCACCGCAACGCCTTCAAGAAGGAAAAGAATGCCCATAGCACCGTCATCGCTGGCCAATGGTGAAGGACCAAGCTAGACTTTCACCCGAGAACATGCACCCCACATGGCAACCGCCAAACACTGTCGGTCGTCACCTTAGTTGTACCACTACGAGCCACCGAGCATTGGTCCGGCTGTCAGTCCAACTCCCTATCTGCTCACCGCCTAGGGTCGTGGATGCACGGAAGTACCCAATGAGGCCGGACGTCACCCTTACCATCAGCGGGCCGTCGTCGCTGCTGCCGCCATGGATGGGCGCCCTAGCATGGCGCCACCCACCGGGGCCACCATGGACCAGCCGGCGAAACAACTCGCAGGGTAAACGGCGGGGACAAAGCCGGATCTACCGCCAAGACCACCGGCCCGGTTGTACGGCCGTGTTGCTTGCTGCCATAGCTCCCTAGTTTAATCGTAGCCTAGCTAAAAGCGGGCGGCAGGCGAAAGCACGCTGTCACGTACATCCCGAGCAACGGCAAATTGTTTTTTTCACCCATCCCCGGCGGTAGGTACGTGTCACGGCCGCTCGCCACGccaccaccccccccccccccccccccccccccccccccccccggggcgGTGGTCGTGGTCCTTCTCCGCCACACGGCCGTACGACCGGGCCGGAGCATCCGCATCCATCCGACCATCCCACGCCGCCATGCCGTCGCTTATGGAGTACTCCTCGGGCACTCGAGAACTCCGGCTCTCCCTCTCGGGCGCTCGCGGTGACGCCGGCCGCCAGCAAAGGGGCTCTCCCTGTCGGCCGCTCGGAGTAAACTAGCGCGGCGTTCGTGGTCCGTGGATGCCGTTTCCGGCGAGGGGTGCGGCCGCGGGGGACAGGCTTGACGCGGGCGCGTGGGCGCGGGCGGTCGGCCTGCGACAGGTGTCCCGGTGCGGGGGATTGTTAAATGGCGATGCGCATAAAGCCGGCCGGCCTCCGATCCGTGGCCGGAAAGGGAAGGCCTGCCGGCCGCGCTGTCTATATGCGGCACATAATTGTGGTATACTCCAGCAAGGCAGCAAGCATCCGTGCAGTGCAGGGAGTATTTAAGCTTGGGTATCTCTGGGCTAGAAGCATCTAATCTTACTTCTCACTCAAAAAGAGTGTACGTGATCTGTACGTATGGTCAGCCGATACTGCAAGCGAGCTCCATGCAGCAAAGGCGAAAAGGAACGGAGGCTACAATATCTGGGCAAATTCCAAATCTATCACAGGATGCACCAATACTGCAGGCGCTGTGCCTTTTCATCACAAAAACATGGCCTGAACAAACGCCAGGCACCATGGAAAGAAGAATCTGAAGGGAactgtttggttttgggactgAGTGGAATAGGTTGGCTCCGTCCCAGTTTTCGAGGTTGAGTCCGACCCATTTCATGTTTAGTTGATGGGTTAGATTCGatccaattttttgtttggttagaGGAGTTGAGAGAGGTAGAATGGATGttattttaacaccgttaggaACAGTTGTACGTGGACCCCATATGTCATcatgggacccacatgtcatcctcctcctcttttttatttttttcccgtGCACCTtactgtggcagaaccaccaaattaatctagcttAAGTGTGCTAAATATCAGCTTAAATGCGATCAGCCacttaaattggatgaagatggCAGTCTGTAAAACCAATACAACCACGTATTTgagatcgaaacaagcatacaaatacTCGTACGAAGACGAGcttagagattacaacaatccagataaaaaTATCACATAGgtccatatttatttattacaaaccaagttcaaattcataaaGTGGTTCAGAGTTTAAGTGCAGCGGAAAGAAACGATAATCTAACGATGATACATGACATTATGGTGAAGCCGTTTATGACATCACTCACCACGGTCCTCGCCCGTTGAGAGcgtgtcccactcaaccgtccatcccggagggagctggtacGGCCAAGTCATACTAGCAACCATTTCATCAACTTCATTACCTGAAAAAAAGCCACAAGTAGAGAGTATATTAATACTCCGCAACGCTTACCTGACAGGTGGTATCTAgtccaccgacttctagacatgcgagactttttggctgaggggttgtttttaccaaaagcttctaaagtgggtccttactttcaagttttagcatcaaattctagttgattaaccattctagttAAGCATCTATTCTAAGCAAGAATGGTAGAACAAGAAATTTAATCAAGCCTCAAAATTAagcatcatcattgttcatcttcttactcaatgcagcatAGTGGTCAACCAGTCTCAATAACTGCGATAAACAGACGatcgaatcgaatttcttaaccttgcaaggtggacctaaacacacgacatgcGCATACCGCGACGGGTCCACACATTATCAATGGTTCCCATCGATCCCCGATGCGtgtccagggcccacttcccttggatacaaggtcCCGCCAGTCCCCGGAACGACGCCGTGCCGTGACCgtacttgtacccacatgatgcatcaggggaatcGTATCCAGAGAGAGCGGGAAAAAAGTCCAcgccccggttcaatcaggtattaggCTTACCGATTACCATattctcagcatgtgtttagtacgttcaaaaacttgaccacgaacaccgatacgtttcgaccttagcaatttcCACTATACAGATGGGGCATCAATAAATTCAGGAACATCGCACAAAGCCCCACCCGTcgaccttatgattccaacataagtaaacaagcaactcctatcgcgagtgataggaaaccactcgacttttaccgtgtccctatttagcatagcaactaagcgacctaacatgctagtattcaaaatatgggtactaggagcatgcaactagggtttcaatacaactcctatggAC
Proteins encoded in this window:
- the LOC140222938 gene encoding H/ACA ribonucleoprotein complex subunit 3-like protein; its protein translation is MYLQYYINEKGDKVYTTKKESPLGVPTQSAHPARFSPDDKYARQRYLLKKRFGLLPTQKPALKY
- the LOC117860454 gene encoding uncharacterized protein is translated as MEGQFGWGREEGGWRKGPWTAQEDKLLVEYVRQHGEGRWNSVAKLTGLKRSGKSCRLRWVNYLRPDLKRGKITPQEESVILELHALWGNRWSTIARSLPGRTDNEIKNYWRTHFKKGKPSKNIERARARFLKQRREMQSQLLLQQQGQDQQHHQQQRQAGNDHDDEAVVREEASSPAVSLAAQQHEEDLRMLQQDMDDLLFQFCPMIASCTSSSCGLLPGAATASASATASDEGSSGDHQLDGAAATWGWGSLWNLDDVVDDIVDGGWDWDTSSYPLLQDQGLAFY